The following are from one region of the Lytechinus variegatus isolate NC3 chromosome 4, Lvar_3.0, whole genome shotgun sequence genome:
- the LOC121412567 gene encoding betaine--homocysteine S-methyltransferase 1-like yields the protein MPKTKGLMERIRDGETVVCAEGYIFAFERLGYLKAGPFTPEVVVDHPELVRQMYKDFVRAGSDVVQAFTYYGHRNKFKLVGREDELEKQNRLALKMAREVADDTGTLMCGDLSNTWVYQPGNEEAIAETKSMFKEQVEWAVDEGADFIVAETIGHLGEALLATEAIKQYGKGVPAVITFASHYTQKQDDGGQTTADGVEVNEALRKLVAAGADVVGFNCTLGPVSMIPYLERAVEANIGAPLAAVPVPYRTTLKEPTFTTILDPWTGKRAFPDNLDCLLCSREDVVKFTQQCVKLKIPYIGLCCGNAPHFTRTMAETLGRVTEASKYSPDMSVHGIYGTDDRKVNTYYTKELANAK from the exons ATGCCTAAGACAAAAG GATTGATGGAGCGGATTAGGGATGGGGAAACAGTCGTTTGTGCTGAGGGGTATATATTTGCCTTCGAGCGTCTTGGATACCTGAAAGCCGGACCGTTTACCCCTGAAGTTGTAGTGGATCATCCCGAGCTTGTACGTCAGATGTACAAGGACTTCGTGCGCGCAGGAAGTGACGTCGTCCAAGCCTTTACG TATTACGGTCATCGTAACAAGTTCAAACTGGTTGGCCGTGAAGATGAGCTCGAGAAGCAGAATCGCCTCGCCCTCAAGATGGCGAGAGAGGTTGCCGATGATACAGGGACATTGATGTGTGGTGATCTTAGTAACACGTGGGTCTACCAACCTGGTAATGAAGAGGCGATTGCAGAGACTAAATCCATGTTCAAG GAACAAGTCGAATGGGCGGTAGACGAAGGGGCCGATTTTATAGTGGCCGAGACCATTGGTCATCTGGGGGAAGCTTTGCTCGCCACTGAAGCTATCAAGCAATATGGAAAAG GTGTTCCAGCGGTGATAACCTTCGCATCTCATTACACTCAGAAGCAGGATGACGGTGGGCAGACCACTGCCGATGGTGTCGAGGTCAACGAAGCTCTTCGTAAACTGGTTGCTGCAGGAGCTGATGTCGTAGGATTCAACTGCACTCTTGGACCAGTGTCGATGATACCATACTTGGAGAGAGCTGTGGAGGCTAACATTGGG GCTCCTTTAGCTGCAGTACCAGTGCCTTACAGGACGACCCTCAAAGAACCCACCTTCACAACCATTCTTGATCCGTGGACAG GTAAGCGAGCCTTCCCCGACAACCTCGACTGTCTCTTATGCTCTCGTGAAGACGTCGTCAAGTTTACCCAACAATGTGTCAAGCTGAAAATACCCTACATAGGGCTCTGTTGCGGCAACGCCCCACACTTCACCAGGACCATGGCTGAAACCCTTGGTAGGGTCACCGAGGCGTCCAAGTACTCACCAGACATGTCCGTACATGGGATCTATGGAACGGATGACCGGAAGGTCAATACTTACTATACCAAAGAACTAGCTAATGCAAAATAA